The genomic region CGTCGAACGAGGAATACTTATATACCTCATCGTCTGCCGCCTACTGAGCGTGCGACGACCTTTTCCGACCTCATTGCCAGGCCAAGGAGTGcacgaaaaaagaaacaagaaggggtgagggaggggcgaaaTTGCTGACAGGCAATcatcaccgcagcagctgagaCGAGCGTGAATGTGGTTTGGCCTGTGAAATCGGAGAGGATTCTGTTCTTACCTGTCTCTATTTCTATATTTTTTTCCATATTTCTTTCCTCGAATTCGCCAGTGATGAGTGGTtggcgtgcatgcgcgcacacacgacagTGATCAtcttgtgtgtgcatgcgcgcccCCAGTGAGAGAGCTAGCAGATGCCTTCCAGTTTTTGCGTTTTTTTCGTTGCCTCCTTTCTCATTTCGTTCGCACGCGCGTTTATAAGGGTGATTGTGAGATTTTCTTTGCCTTGGCATCTGTGATACGTTCTTGCTTCATGGGTTCCtcccgttttttttttgttcttttcTGTCGTTCTCTCTCGGTCTCTGACGCTTCATTGCACACCCTTCcaccgccctctcctccctcccctctctccacatCGGCCGTGTGCGAGGTTGCGCCTTGTTTCTTGTGTTTTCCGAAGCCGGCGCTCTTCCTTATATTCTGTGAGTTTCTTCTTGTGTTCCCTCTGTTTTCCGGCTTGATCCGTTCCCTTGTGACTCCTCCTTcgcttcccccctctctcttgctgtgTTGGCGGCTACTCGTGTCACAGCGAAACAAGTCAAGGGCATGCTTCACAAGGATCGatagcagcaacagcaggcAAGAAGCGAAAAGGGGCATTCCTCTGCGAAAAAGGCAACAAGCAAAAACGTGAAATTGGAGTTGTCAACTATGCGTGCCTGGGTATAAGCGCACCTATCTGCACCCCTCCCTGCGCcactgcccctctccccttccctccgaacacacacacccacacccacaccagGCGCGGGCTCAAGGCGACCAACATCCTCGACGCGCGATGGACAGGGATAGAGAGGAGTGATGCGGCGCGTCCACGAGCGCGAGCGAAAAGCGGGCATCCGAGACTgggcaaagaaaaaaaaaagatactcggctcttccctcttctAACGGCTCTTAAACGAAGCGTGCGTTCACCCGCACGTGCACAGGGAtaggcagacacacaggcacacaaaCGGATGAGGTGTACATCATAATGCATGGAGGCGTCGTTCGTTGTGACCGTATCATGCGAAGGAAActgtgctgccgcttgcCGGTACTAACCGTGGTGTGTTGCAGGCTCGTGAGTTTTAGATGCATGTGCAAAGCATGTGTGAACGGCATAGTATAATCGAATCTCATTCCGTAAGCCTCCACCAAATACCAAAACAAAATGGCAGGCACGAGGGACAGAAGGCTACCAGTATCGGAGTTTTGCAATCCTAGTAGATTGtgtccctctcttcttccttcgcACCCCTCCTTTGACCTGCACCCGCGAATCCAACCACTGAGGAGCGAGTGGCCAGCTCATGCATCCATGTTCCTTAGCTTCCGCCACCTCGAGCTGACTACTTATCCAGCTTCTCATGCCGATACACAGCCAAGCGCTAGCTTCTCGCTTTTATTTTCTGCGCCCTCTCTCCGCTCCGCTCCTCCGATGACCTGCATTACCCTGGCTATCAAAACTCAACCATGAAATGTAACACTTATACTTGTATGCACGCCTTTTTATTTTGACATCGTTTTCGTTGCTGCTCCGAACGCGCTTTGGGATTACGGaaacatgcacgcacacatgcatgcatgcatgccTATACACACGCCCACAAAGCACTCTTGAACAGATTTCTCGGTGCTCTACTTTCTATTCTCCACGTCGAACACGACTGCCAAACATATTATGTGTCTCAGCTTCGTTCTCTCTTTAGCTTTTTCGCATTGCCCTCTTCCTTTTactttcctttctttttcgctgtTTTGCCGCTTCATTTCGCAGACatcccccctttttttttactTTCGTGGGTGCGCAGCTCCCACAaacccctctcttctcccacTCTTCTGAGCCTTCCTCCTTTCTCCTCTCGTTGCCTCCTGGTatcttcttttcctttctcaTCACGGTCTAAAATAGGAATTGAAGGTGCTATTAAGCACATTGCATCCACATCCTTCtcttgtctgtgtgcgtgtgtgtgtgcgtgcgttggtgtgtttctctttccttctgtGTCGTCGTTCTCTTTCTCCATTCGTTCTCATCTTCGCTGTTGACAGCTGACGCGCCAACTCACACCGTGCCTACACTCCTAAGGTTATACGCTCACAGACACAGGCATTGCTCACTTGCTCCTTTCTCTTCCAAGCTCCGCCCCTCACtacaacaccaccaccaaagaAAACAAACTCAGGAAGGGCAAACAAATAAACGCCCGCCCGCACGCGATCAGGCGCgcatccctcctcctcctcctcctcttcttttttgtttctctcgTATAGTTTCCGTTTTCGCGCATCTTTTGTTCTCTTTCCGTCCACGTTCGTTCTGCGGCCCTTTTACACCGGCCTctcctgcccctccctccctgccccaacgcacacacgcgcttacaccgccttccgccctctctctctctctctctcgcataGTTTTGTCTTTCGGTTCTTCCGTCTGTATTCTCTGTGAGCAGCTACTGATTCCCACGTACGCAACGGCGGAAACGAAAGAAGCAGCACGGGCACCTAAGCGTACACCTACACCCCCAAACAGAGGAcgacccctcctccccttcccgctccaacagcaacaaaaatGGGCTGCATTTCCGGGATAGTATTCGGCGTCCTCCAGTTTGTGGCGATACTCTTCGTCGCTGTTGGCACTCCGCTGGCGATGTACATGCCGCTGAACGACAGTGTTCTCCATGTCTACAACGGCTACTGCGTCTCGCTGTGGGGGATTCGCGATAGATGCTTGATATTGCTGTACTCGGTTAGTCCTAACGATGTCTGGTCTGAGTGCCACGGCCGCGTGGGTCGCTTCAAAATAGCGCAGGTGTGCGCCATTGCGGGTGCCGTCATCCTCGCCGCTTCGCTGCTGGGAAGCTTTCTGgatgcgtgctgctgctgctgcatcaaGTGGGTGTGCATTTTGCTGAACTTATTGGCCGCGGCTCTGCTTGCAATCAGCTGGGGCTGCATGCTGGATTGCTATCTGCATAATCAAGGTAGCCATATTGTCAACAACGTAGACGTGTGCACTCAAATGCGCAACTTCACCGGAGTTGATAACGCACACCCCGAGGGAATGCAGCTGGGCGTTGGTTTTGGTCTTCTCGTTACCGCGTGCATTGTCAGCTTCGTGAACATATTTGTCATGCTTATACCGTGCTGAAGTCGAGCTTGCAGGGACCCACCTCCTCTGCAAAAACACAGAAGCACAGGGTACTGAAcattgcccccccccccttcccctccccttcctcccgAAGAAACAAACAACTAAAAGAAAAGTATATAGTGAGGGGTGAGTCGGCTGAGACACCAGAGAGAAGTGTTCGCCATGCggtgaaagagagagagagagaggtgaaCACAAGTGCCAAGGTGAAATGTAGGCGTACTGCGCGCACACTTGTTTGTCACGccacgaaaaagaaaaggagaaaaGCCCCGAGCATAACCAGCGGGAGGCCTGCGGCGCCAGATAAACAAGCACTTCGATGAAGATGCCAAAGACTGCATGAAAAATCTTGTGCGCCGCACCCCCAAGAGGATTCTgcagcccccctcctctttttctgtCAGCACCTTGCGCTTGCCGGTGACTGTTTTGCGGCCATTCATTCTGGTGTCTGTGCTTCGGTGCCTCAAATAGGTGTGCTTTTCGAACGAGCCAGCAGCATGTTGGCCCAGCAAGGGGGCGCTTATGAATCCACTGCAGTGGGACGAGTTCGCGGACCAGCAAGACAGACAAGGACCACGGAACAAGGCGAAAGGGCAAGGTAAGAAGCGCAGAGTACAAGAGATCGAAACGACAGCATCTTTTTCGTTCATTTCGAACTCTTCTATGCGCCGCAAGCCGTGGTAACAGGGGAGGACAGCACACCTctcagtgcgtggtggtGTCACAGGGCCcagcacccctccccctctctgtgtgtgtgtgtgtagggaagccaagcagcccctcaccccccccccccccactgcGCCTGCTAATGCGGGACCACCTCtggcggtgacagggtcCAGTACccacgacgtggggaggtcagagTGATTTGCCGCCACTGGCGTCGGGAGACCAggcctggatggcgttgcgccgAAGCGACCGGCGACAGTGAACACGCCTGCGCTAATCTATATGATGGGCGCAGTggcagcgtgactcgagcaTACCCCaccccggccctcgcaccgccgactgatggtggtggtgcgtggGGGGCCTGAGCCACCCAGAGAGGGACTCACCACCTGACGACTGGCACggtgggagcggctgtgaggcgacctgcagCGCGGAGGGTCGGTAGAGCTTgaggccgaggcggtgctccgatgactgagtcggcgcatggttgcagcgcgtgtgtctacggctgcctTGCACCACGTGAGGTGGGCGCCTGTGGGGCCGGCCAGAGGGGTGGAGTGGTGCTTGGCTCCTGTTGCATGGCACAGTAGGGACACGCgtcgggtggtggtggtggtggggagtCTTTGGCGCTGCAACTATGTTGATGTCCGCCTTGAATGTGTTGTGCGCTTCATGCGTAACAGCACAGTTGCCGCGAAAGTGTTTTACGTGGTCTTGTAGGGCCTGCCTCTTTCTTGTCTCTCCGACTCGTATTCAGTTGCTGTGGGTGCCTCAGTTTCACTTTCACATCCGCCTTCGCGTTttttctttccctttttcGTCGAGTGCTTTGTTATATCGCGTGTTGTGGCTATTCTATATGCGTGCTTCTCCTGTGCAAGTCTTCACGAATTCCCTTCGTGTTGTTTCCCAACGCAGAGGGGCaaaccacacacgcacacacacatgtatatgtatatatatatatatacatgcatacatCGATATATTATATATGCTTATTTACACGCAGAGAAACATAAGAGACAGCTCGAAACGGATGTCGATTTTCTTGTTCGTGCTTGCCTCTTTTGTTGTGTCCCCTCTCTACTTGGCGTGTTTTCTCACTGTCTGCGATAACGCGTCAGCCCTTCCACCAGCGGCTTCGGGCtcgcctctttctttttccccTTTTGTTCGTTGGTGTTATCTATGTAAACGCGTCCGTTCGGCTTGTTGCGACACACAGCAACCACAACTAAGGGGAAGAAACACGCAAGTACAGCCACATCTGGAAGCATTGATCGTCGACTAAGATCAGCTCTTTTTCCTTGTGCCCTCCTCCCTATCTGTTTGTTGCTCTTGTCttcgcctttctctctctctctctctcgaccTGCACGACTATGCGTGTTTCTGCCCCTGATGTCTGTCGAAAGGGTTCctagaggggggggggagggagggagggagggagggagggagggagggaagctCCGCGTCTCTCAATGCTGGTGATCTTTCTCTGGGCGTGTGCCCGTGTGCTCGTTCTGTTGTCTTTTATGCACTCCTCATCGAAAAGAGACGAGCCTTTGTCCCTTTCCCGCCCCCcctccaaaaaaaaaaaccatCATGCAAATGCAACGATGTGCTAGGACAACACACTTAGAGAGACATATATAGTGCAGtgtgcccccttccccccggATTCTCTCATCGCTGATGCTGGGGACAGCATGCCGTTTGTTGGTTTATTTATAATTTCGTTGCTTCTTGTGTGCAAGCGACAGAGTAGGCACGAAGGAGAGGGCGCCTGCGGGTTCCCGTCTTCGTgccctctctttttcttggGTGGGGGGTTTCAACCACTGAACGCCAAACAAAAttgtgtctctgtctgtgtgtgtctccctctcccctttgCTTTTGGCTTGTACTCGATCTCTTGTTTCAGGCTCTTCCTTTTTCCCTCGTGCGTCCCTGTTGTCATCGATTCTCCTcggtgctgcttctctcGTGTTTCTCGACCCCCGCTTGTTTTGTGTTTCTCTGCTGTTTTTTAAACTTCTAAAATTTCGTTCTTGGCATGCTTTTCGTGTATttcccccgccccgccccgcccccatttttttttctggcCCTCAACCTCTGTGCTGTATTTTATTttaattttttttttggttttcgAATTCGGGTCGGTGTGGTTTCTGCGCATcgtcctccctctttttctcttctcgTGCTTTTTTCCTCCACTTTTCCTACGCATGCGGGCGAGTCATCCATACACGCCCGCCTTCCATGGCATCGACGGACGATGAAGAGAACacgctctccccctccactcCCCAGACAACACTATTGTCCTGAGGCAAACCCCAGaatgcaaaaaaaaaacaaatgTGGATGCTGTGCTCACGGGCTGTCAAGCATATCGACGATGATATATATCATCCGAGCGAGGCATGCAGAGATCAGCAGAGAAGAAGTGATGGGCGAAAAAGTCGCACAGAGAGGCACACTGATCAGTCCCAAAGCGCATGCGTGCGAAAGGTGCGGCATCTCCTGCGTCCCACGCGGTTGGCTGATGAGGTGCCAATACCCGAAGCATGGCGAGAGCTCCCCTGAATGGCACCATCGAGCCGTCCAGAGTCCTGTATGGAGAGTATTCACACCATATTACCGCATGAGGCGGCTTGAAgcgacagagggaggggcatgGCGTGCAGGCAGAGCGCAGGGTGTCAGAGGGccctgacctgcggctggccCACCTCCCTGTACTGGTTCGACATGCACCCAGACCACCAGCCCCTGCTGCCTgcacgccgcaccaccgcctccaccctTGAGCTGGACTCTGAAGGTGGCCCTGTGGGATGATGGCATGCAGTGCACCCTGGCCCATGtggcgccgatcgcgcagcacgtgtgcgtggaaTGGGCGAGGAAGGACAAGGTGGCGGGCCCGCTAGCGGCATGGCCCGATGCAACGGCGGCCAGCTCATCCTCGCCGGCCCGGATGTCGCCGCGGTGCGACAGGGGTGGGTAGGCCGCGGCTGTATGCGTACACGTGTCGACGCGCTCTTGGTGGAACGGCGACGTTGACTAAAGAAAAGGTAGACCGCTTCGATCCTTCGCCTCTATTGGGTTCTCTTGCTCACTCCATGACGCCTTCGTGCACTTTCTTTGGCAGacttgcgtgcgtgttcaCCACAACGGAGGAAGCGCACAGCTTCCAATACGCGAATGTGTGCATCTTGTCTCGTTCTGCGACTGTCTCGCTCGACCCGCCCTCCTGTGGCACAAAATCATAAGCAGAAGAAGAAACATATGCGGACCGCTCAGCAGGCGAGTGCGGGCGTGGGCTTGTTTGtatgtggggagggggatcgGAAAGAACGGAGTTGCGACCAGGATAGCAACGACAGGAGGACAGCGGTTCA from Leishmania major strain Friedlin complete genome, chromosome 34 harbors:
- a CDS encoding amastin-like protein, coding for MGCISGIVFGVLQFVAILFVAVGTPLAMYMPLNDSVLHVYNGYCVSLWGIRDRCLILLYSVSPNDVWSECHGRVGRFKIAQVCAIAGAVILAASLLGSFLDACCCCCIKWVCILLNLLAAALLAISWGCMLDCYLHNQGSHIVNNVDVCTQMRNFTGVDNAHPEGMQLGVGFGLLVTACIVSFVNIFVMLIPC